The Mesorhizobium sp. M1D.F.Ca.ET.043.01.1.1 genome contains a region encoding:
- a CDS encoding TMEM175 family protein, protein MKRPLEPSAEGRGRIVGITDGVFAIALTLIVLEIRVPGHEAVHSEGELLAAVLALAPRFLTYALSFLTLTIFWFGQQAQHSLIAKSDRRLATLNLCFLAFIALLPFSTDLLADFLEFRVAVLVYWLNLLMLGITLLASWWYAERNGMLVEDVDAQTRRTVYQRIVKAQILWAIGALLCLITPLLSIAFILLVQLIYAAALRGSLLRKFIG, encoded by the coding sequence ATGAAGCGGCCGCTCGAACCGTCAGCCGAAGGACGCGGCCGCATCGTCGGCATAACCGACGGCGTCTTTGCCATCGCGCTGACCTTGATCGTGCTGGAGATCAGGGTGCCGGGGCACGAAGCGGTGCATTCGGAAGGCGAGCTGCTCGCGGCTGTCCTGGCTTTGGCGCCGCGTTTCCTGACCTATGCGCTCAGCTTCCTGACGCTGACCATCTTCTGGTTCGGCCAGCAGGCGCAGCATAGCCTGATCGCGAAGTCGGACCGGCGGCTTGCGACGCTCAACCTCTGCTTTCTCGCCTTCATCGCGCTGTTGCCGTTTTCCACCGACCTGCTGGCCGACTTCCTCGAATTCCGGGTCGCGGTGCTCGTCTACTGGCTGAACCTTCTGATGCTCGGCATCACGCTGTTGGCGAGCTGGTGGTATGCCGAAAGGAATGGCATGCTGGTGGAGGATGTCGATGCGCAAACGCGGCGCACCGTCTATCAGCGCATAGTCAAGGCGCAGATCCTGTGGGCGATCGGGGCATTGCTTTGCCTCATCACTCCGCTGCTGAGCATCGCCTTCATTTTGCTGGTGCAGCTGATCTATGCCGCCGCACTGCGCGGCTCATTGCTGCGTAAATTCATCGGTTGA
- a CDS encoding MmcQ/YjbR family DNA-binding protein, which translates to MKLEDYNGFCASLPAATHVVQWGGAHVWKVGGKVFAIGGHNREGQVFVTFKCSDMAFDVLKEQPGCRPAPYLASRGMKWIQRQTSQSMDDAALKDYLRESHRLVVLKLTKLARSELGLG; encoded by the coding sequence TTGAAGCTCGAGGACTACAACGGCTTTTGCGCCTCGCTTCCCGCCGCGACGCATGTCGTGCAGTGGGGCGGCGCCCATGTGTGGAAGGTCGGCGGCAAGGTGTTTGCGATCGGCGGTCATAACCGGGAGGGCCAGGTCTTCGTCACCTTCAAATGTTCCGACATGGCCTTCGACGTGCTGAAGGAACAGCCGGGCTGCCGGCCCGCGCCCTATCTCGCCTCGCGCGGCATGAAGTGGATCCAGCGCCAGACAAGCCAGAGCATGGATGATGCGGCGCTGAAGGACTATCTGCGCGAAAGCCACCGTCTGGTCGTGCTGAAGCTGACGAAACTGGCGCGCAGCGAACTAGGGCTGGGCTGA
- a CDS encoding MFS transporter, giving the protein MQSLNEATADSISTAPRANGTFCPQTQRKFVLVAAILASALGFIDGSVLAIAMPALRVNLGAGLAEAQWISNAYALTLSALILAGGAAGDRFGLRRAFVTGIALFIAASLACALAPNPAVLIAFRAIQGIGAAIMVPGSLAIIAKAYPKKERGRAIGIWAAASALTTALGPVLGGFVLSTFGNGVWRAIFAVNLPLGLVSIYLLLFKIPADQPTEQRSLDLGGAALATLAFGSLAYGLTAMNAEGSGLMAGPAIVAGVVLLFLFIFYERWQREPMIDLGLFRIGAFAGANLATFFLYFALSANLFYLPMVLIAGWGLSSAEVGFIFLPLSALIALLSGPVGHWSDEIGPRLPIAAGSFVVAIAFAGLTLLSHAGIHNFWTGTFPLMALMGLGMALVVSPLSTAVMTSVEDKDTGAASGINNAVSRVGGLIAVAAMGSLAAFVYARSTGNPAGIPSFGEPPTSGLAADLDALRIAASDSAFAAVAAVTTLLCLLSSLVAWFTVPGQASPWPRRGERRD; this is encoded by the coding sequence ATGCAGTCCCTGAACGAAGCCACCGCCGATTCGATTTCGACCGCGCCGCGCGCGAACGGCACGTTCTGCCCGCAGACGCAGCGCAAGTTCGTGCTGGTGGCGGCGATCCTCGCCTCGGCGCTCGGCTTCATCGACGGTTCGGTCCTGGCGATCGCCATGCCGGCGCTGCGCGTCAATCTCGGCGCCGGCCTGGCGGAGGCGCAGTGGATCTCCAACGCCTACGCGCTGACGCTTTCGGCGCTGATTCTGGCAGGGGGCGCGGCCGGCGACCGATTCGGCCTCAGGCGCGCATTCGTGACCGGCATCGCGCTCTTCATCGCGGCCTCGCTCGCCTGCGCGCTGGCGCCCAATCCGGCCGTGCTGATCGCGTTCCGCGCCATTCAGGGCATTGGCGCCGCCATCATGGTGCCGGGCAGCCTGGCCATCATCGCCAAGGCCTATCCGAAAAAGGAGCGTGGCCGGGCGATCGGTATCTGGGCGGCCGCTTCGGCGCTGACGACGGCGCTCGGGCCGGTGCTGGGTGGTTTCGTGCTGTCGACCTTCGGCAACGGCGTCTGGCGCGCGATCTTTGCCGTCAATCTGCCACTCGGACTGGTTTCGATCTATCTGCTGCTCTTCAAGATCCCGGCCGACCAGCCGACCGAACAGCGCAGCCTCGACCTTGGCGGCGCCGCGCTCGCCACGCTGGCCTTCGGATCGCTGGCCTATGGATTGACGGCGATGAACGCCGAGGGAAGCGGGCTGATGGCCGGGCCGGCGATCGTCGCCGGCGTCGTCCTGCTTTTCCTCTTCATCTTCTACGAGCGCTGGCAGCGCGAGCCGATGATCGATCTTGGCCTGTTTCGCATCGGCGCCTTCGCCGGCGCCAATCTCGCCACCTTCTTCCTTTATTTCGCGCTGTCTGCCAATCTCTTCTACCTGCCGATGGTCCTGATCGCGGGCTGGGGGTTGAGCTCGGCCGAGGTCGGCTTCATTTTCCTGCCGCTGTCGGCATTGATCGCGCTGCTGTCGGGGCCGGTCGGCCACTGGTCCGACGAGATCGGCCCGCGCCTGCCTATCGCCGCCGGCAGCTTCGTCGTCGCCATCGCTTTTGCCGGGCTCACCCTGCTCTCTCACGCCGGCATCCATAATTTCTGGACCGGCACCTTTCCGCTGATGGCCTTGATGGGGCTCGGCATGGCGCTTGTGGTGTCGCCGCTGTCGACGGCGGTCATGACCTCGGTCGAGGACAAGGATACGGGCGCCGCATCGGGCATCAACAATGCCGTGTCGCGCGTCGGCGGCCTGATCGCGGTGGCGGCCATGGGCTCGCTCGCGGCTTTCGTCTATGCGCGGTCGACCGGCAATCCTGCCGGCATCCCCAGTTTCGGCGAGCCGCCGACGTCCGGGCTCGCGGCCGATCTCGATGCGTTGCGGATTGCGGCAAGCGATTCGGCTTTTGCCGCGGTCGCCGCCGTCACGACGCTGCTTTGCCTGCTGTCGTCGCTCGTCGCCTGGTTCACCGTGCCTGGCCAGGCGTCCCCCTGGCCACGGCGAGGCGAACGACGCGATTAA
- a CDS encoding L,D-transpeptidase family protein, whose translation MLRTIFSLSALAAGLVSSGALAAPSGDDAQKSARAAQHGGLVLAQDGNIDIYYDARGNRVLVDADTGKVIAIQPPGTRLDRRALRRQQRMQELGRAPVEDDDRYYLDNPEDMARFRRKQLEEEGTVIPPPADDYGSNGDNSVDAYPPAPSDEGYATTYPGAPKSDAIQRQPLDEASIDPEQPGQGEVLQVNPETQAALPPDTGGKATVDPSLSLGVRQDVADLQVLLDRAGASPGVIDGRFGSNVDKALAAYNQITGSNLKSTDAVGIKTALAQSGGDAFASYTITPEDAAGPYVASIPEDYSQKAKLDRMGYTSVTEALAERFHMDEGYLKSINKGLDFNRPGTIIKVANFGKLVSTPVARIIADKDKKEVFAYDAGGKLVAAYPTTIGSADTPSPTGIHAVSRIALDPNYTYNPNINFKQGQNDRILTIPPGPNGPVGSVWIALDKPTYGIHGTPDPSKIGKTESHGCVRLTNWDARELAKLVSPGVTVEFVGGPSIADVGGTSTDEFTQQ comes from the coding sequence ATGCTGCGCACCATCTTTTCCCTTTCGGCACTCGCGGCCGGGCTGGTGTCTTCCGGTGCGCTCGCGGCACCGAGCGGCGATGATGCGCAGAAGTCGGCCCGGGCCGCTCAACACGGCGGGCTCGTGCTCGCCCAGGACGGCAATATCGACATCTATTACGATGCCAGGGGCAACCGGGTGCTTGTCGATGCCGACACCGGCAAGGTCATCGCCATCCAGCCGCCGGGGACGAGGCTCGACCGCCGGGCCCTGCGCCGCCAGCAGCGGATGCAGGAGCTTGGGCGGGCGCCGGTCGAGGACGACGACCGCTACTACCTCGACAATCCCGAGGACATGGCGCGCTTCCGCCGCAAGCAGCTCGAAGAAGAGGGCACGGTGATTCCACCGCCGGCCGACGATTACGGTTCCAACGGCGACAATTCCGTCGATGCCTATCCGCCGGCGCCGAGCGACGAGGGTTACGCCACCACCTATCCGGGGGCGCCGAAGTCGGACGCGATCCAGCGCCAGCCACTGGACGAGGCGTCGATCGATCCGGAACAGCCCGGCCAGGGGGAAGTGCTGCAGGTCAATCCGGAGACGCAAGCCGCGCTGCCGCCGGATACGGGCGGCAAGGCGACCGTCGATCCGTCGCTGTCGCTCGGCGTGCGCCAGGACGTGGCCGACCTCCAGGTGCTGCTCGACCGCGCCGGCGCTTCGCCGGGCGTCATCGACGGCCGCTTCGGCTCGAATGTCGACAAGGCCTTGGCCGCCTACAACCAGATCACCGGCAGCAATCTGAAATCGACCGATGCGGTCGGCATCAAGACGGCGCTCGCCCAGTCTGGCGGCGACGCCTTCGCCTCCTACACGATCACGCCGGAGGATGCGGCCGGGCCCTATGTCGCCTCGATCCCGGAAGATTACAGCCAGAAGGCCAAGCTCGACCGCATGGGCTACACCTCCGTCACCGAGGCGCTCGCCGAGCGCTTCCACATGGACGAAGGCTATCTGAAGTCGATCAACAAGGGGCTCGACTTCAACCGTCCCGGCACCATCATCAAGGTCGCCAATTTCGGCAAGCTGGTGTCGACGCCGGTTGCCCGCATCATCGCCGACAAGGACAAGAAGGAAGTTTTTGCCTATGACGCGGGCGGCAAGCTGGTCGCGGCCTATCCGACCACCATCGGCTCGGCCGACACGCCGTCGCCCACCGGCATCCACGCCGTATCGCGCATCGCGCTCGACCCGAACTACACCTACAATCCCAACATCAATTTCAAGCAGGGTCAGAACGACAGGATCCTGACCATCCCGCCGGGGCCGAACGGCCCGGTCGGCTCGGTCTGGATCGCGCTGGACAAGCCGACCTACGGCATCCACGGAACGCCCGACCCCTCCAAGATCGGCAAGACCGAAAGCCATGGCTGCGTGCGGCTGACCAATTGGGACGCTCGCGAACTCGCCAAGCTGGTCTCGCCGGGCGTCACAGTGGAATTCGTCGGCGGACCATCAATCGCCGATGTCGGCGGGACCTCAACCGATGAATTTACGCAGCAATGA
- the clpB gene encoding ATP-dependent chaperone ClpB has protein sequence MNLEKYSERVRGFIQSAQTMALSRNHQQFTPEHMLKVLVDDDEGLAASLIERAGGRVRDVKLGVEAALEAMPKVEGGNGQLYLAQPLAKVFSTAEELAKKAGDSFVTVERLLQALAMEKSAKTADILAKAGVTAQALNQVINDVRKGRTADSANAEQGYDALKKYARDLTADARAGKLDPVIGRDDEIRRTIQVLSRRTKNNPVLIGEPGVGKTAIAEGLALRIVNGDVPESLKDKQLMALDMGALIAGAKYRGEFEERLKAVLNEVTSANGNIILFIDEMHTLVGAGKADGAMDASNLLKPALARGELHCVGATTLDEYRKHVEKDAALARRFQPVFVDEPTVEDTVSILRGLKEKYEQHHKVRISDSALVSAATLSNRYIADRFLPDKAIDLVDEAASRLRMQVDSKPEALDEIDRRIMQLKIEREALKVEKDDASKDRLAKLEKELADLEEQSTELTAKWQAEKQKLGLAADLKKQLDEMRNELAIAQRKGEFQRAGELAYGKIPELEKKLKEAEAQDGKAGMVEEVVTPDHVAHVVSRWTGIPVDKMLEGQREKLLRMEDEIGKRVVGQGEAVQAVSKAVRRARAGLQDPNRPIGSFMFLGPTGVGKTELTKALAAFLFDDENALVRIDMSEFMEKHSVARLIGAPPGYVGYEEGGALTEAVRRRPYQVVLFDEIEKAHPDVFNVLLQVLDDGRLTDGQGRTVDFRNTLIIMTSNLGAEFLVNLRDDQDVDAVRDEVMSMVKASFRPEFLNRVDEVILFHRLRRQDMDRIVEIQLKRLENLLVDRKITLSLDHDAIEWLASKGYDPAYGARPLKRVMQKELQDPLAEKILLGEILDGSTVKVTAGSDRLNFRSKPTVVAAEAAA, from the coding sequence ATGAATCTTGAGAAATACTCGGAGCGCGTGCGCGGTTTCATCCAGTCCGCGCAGACCATGGCGCTCTCGCGCAACCACCAGCAATTCACTCCCGAACATATGCTCAAGGTGCTCGTCGACGACGACGAGGGCCTTGCCGCGTCCTTGATCGAGCGCGCCGGCGGCCGCGTTCGCGACGTCAAGCTCGGCGTCGAGGCGGCGCTCGAGGCCATGCCCAAGGTCGAAGGCGGCAACGGCCAGCTCTACCTCGCCCAGCCGCTCGCCAAGGTGTTCTCGACCGCCGAGGAACTGGCCAAGAAGGCCGGCGACAGCTTCGTCACCGTCGAGCGGCTGCTGCAGGCGCTCGCCATGGAGAAGTCGGCCAAGACCGCCGATATCCTGGCCAAGGCCGGCGTCACCGCGCAGGCCCTGAACCAGGTCATCAACGACGTCCGCAAGGGCCGCACCGCCGATTCGGCCAATGCCGAGCAGGGCTACGACGCGTTGAAGAAATACGCGCGGGATCTCACCGCCGACGCCCGCGCCGGCAAGCTCGATCCGGTCATCGGCCGTGACGACGAGATCCGCCGCACCATCCAGGTGCTATCGCGGCGCACCAAGAACAATCCCGTGCTGATCGGCGAGCCCGGCGTCGGCAAGACGGCGATCGCCGAAGGCCTGGCGCTGCGTATCGTCAATGGCGACGTGCCGGAATCGCTGAAGGACAAGCAGTTGATGGCGCTCGACATGGGCGCGCTGATTGCCGGCGCCAAGTATCGCGGCGAGTTCGAGGAGCGGCTGAAGGCCGTGCTCAACGAGGTCACCTCGGCCAACGGCAACATCATCCTGTTCATCGACGAGATGCACACGCTGGTCGGCGCGGGCAAGGCCGACGGGGCGATGGACGCATCGAACCTGCTGAAGCCGGCGCTGGCGCGTGGCGAGCTGCACTGCGTCGGCGCAACCACGCTCGACGAATACCGCAAGCATGTCGAGAAGGACGCCGCACTTGCCCGCCGCTTCCAGCCCGTCTTCGTCGACGAGCCGACGGTCGAGGACACCGTCTCGATCCTGCGCGGCCTGAAGGAGAAATACGAGCAGCACCACAAGGTGCGTATCTCCGATTCGGCGCTGGTCTCGGCCGCGACGCTGTCCAACCGCTACATCGCCGACCGCTTCCTGCCGGACAAGGCGATCGACCTGGTTGACGAGGCCGCGTCGCGGCTGAGGATGCAGGTCGATTCCAAGCCCGAGGCGCTGGACGAGATCGACCGCCGCATCATGCAGCTCAAGATCGAGCGCGAGGCGCTGAAGGTCGAGAAGGACGACGCCTCGAAGGATCGGCTGGCAAAGCTGGAGAAGGAGCTGGCCGATCTTGAAGAGCAGTCGACCGAGCTGACGGCCAAGTGGCAGGCCGAGAAGCAAAAGCTCGGCCTTGCCGCCGACCTGAAGAAGCAGCTCGACGAGATGCGCAACGAGCTGGCGATCGCCCAGCGCAAGGGCGAGTTCCAGCGCGCCGGCGAGCTTGCCTATGGCAAGATCCCGGAACTGGAGAAGAAGCTCAAGGAAGCCGAGGCCCAGGACGGCAAGGCCGGCATGGTGGAAGAGGTGGTCACGCCCGACCACGTCGCCCATGTCGTGTCGCGCTGGACCGGCATTCCGGTCGACAAGATGCTGGAGGGCCAGCGCGAGAAGCTGTTGCGCATGGAAGACGAGATCGGCAAGCGCGTCGTTGGCCAGGGCGAGGCGGTGCAGGCGGTCTCCAAGGCCGTGCGGCGGGCCCGCGCGGGTCTGCAGGATCCGAACCGGCCGATCGGCTCGTTCATGTTCCTCGGCCCCACCGGCGTCGGCAAGACGGAGCTCACCAAGGCGCTCGCCGCCTTCCTGTTCGACGACGAGAACGCCCTGGTGCGCATCGACATGTCGGAGTTCATGGAGAAGCACTCCGTCGCCCGGCTGATCGGCGCGCCCCCCGGCTATGTCGGCTATGAGGAGGGTGGCGCGTTGACCGAGGCGGTGCGGCGCCGGCCCTATCAGGTCGTGCTGTTCGACGAGATCGAGAAGGCGCATCCGGACGTGTTCAACGTGCTGCTCCAGGTGCTCGACGACGGCCGGCTCACCGACGGCCAGGGCCGCACGGTCGACTTCCGCAACACGCTGATCATCATGACGTCGAACCTCGGCGCCGAATTTCTGGTCAATCTTCGCGACGACCAGGACGTCGATGCCGTGCGCGACGAGGTGATGAGCATGGTGAAGGCCTCGTTCCGTCCGGAGTTCCTCAACCGCGTCGACGAAGTGATCCTGTTCCACCGGCTGCGCCGCCAGGACATGGACCGCATCGTCGAGATCCAGCTCAAGCGGCTGGAGAACCTGCTTGTCGATCGCAAGATCACGCTCTCGCTCGATCACGACGCGATCGAGTGGCTGGCGTCCAAGGGCTACGACCCGGCCTATGGCGCCAGGCCGCTGAAGCGGGTGATGCAGAAGGAACTGCAGGACCCGCTGGCGGAGAAGATCCTGCTCGGTGAGATCCTCGACGGCTCGACCGTCAAGGTCACCGCCGGCTCCGATCGCCTGAACTTCCGCTCGAAGCCGACCGTGGTGGCGGCCGAAGCCGCCGCCTGA